A window of Blastocatellia bacterium genomic DNA:
TGAAATTGTTACTAGGGCTAAAGAGTCAGGCATAAAAGTTAATTATGATTTTAAAGATCATCTAGGCGAAAAGCTTTTTACTGAAACAAATAGTAGTCGATTATACTTATATAGTCGTTATCCTTTTCCTTCTCGTGCAGCAGAAAAAAAAGATGAATTTCAACAGCAAGCATTAGATAAACTAGAAAAACAGCCTCAAATACCTTTTTATCGAATGGAAAATGTAAATGGTAAAATGTCGCTACGTTATGCTGTTGCTGACATAATGAGTAAATCTTGTGTAGAATGTCATAATGCTAACCCAGAGTCACCGAAAAAAGATTGGAAAGAATCAGATGTAAGAGGAGTAATAGAAATAGTAGTTCCTGTAGATAAAACAGATAAAGAAATTACTAGTTTTATTTGGCAGATAATATTAGTAATTGTGCTTGGCTTTGCTTTAGTAATTACTTCTAGTATTTTTCTAAATCGTCAACTTTTAATTCAACCTATAAATAAATTAATTAATATTGCTAAACATATTGCACGAGGAAACTTAAATGTTGTTGCTACTGAGCTAAAAAATAAAGATGATGAAATTGGACTTCTAGCTAAAGAAATGAACCAAATGGTTATTTATCTGCAACAAGCGTCTGATATTGCAGATAGAATTGCAGGAGGCGATCTTAGCTTACAAATAGAGCTTCAGTCTACTAATGACACATTTGGAGATGCTTTCCAAAAAATGGTGCAATTTTTAAGAATAGTTACTGTAAAAGTAAAGAGTTGTTCTGATCAAGTAAAAGCTATGTCAGAAACTTTGGCTAAATCTGGTCAACAACTCCAAAAAGATACAGAAATGGTAGCAGCGGCAGTTCAAGATATGGCTTCTTTAGTTGAAGAGCTTTCTACCAATATAAAACTTATTGCTAAAAGTGTAGAATCGCAAGCTTCTAGTGTAGTAGAAACAACTACTGCAATTCAGCATATGTCTATTCGTATGCAGCGTATTGCTGCTGGAACTAAGGATTTAACACAACTAGTAGGCTCTGCTCGCGGAGTAGTTAAAGATGGACGAGATTCTGTAGAACAAGCTTCTTCAGGGATGAGGGAGATACATCATTCTATAACTAGCACGGCGGACACAATATATGGTTTAGGTGAGCATGCTGCTGCTATTGGAAGAATAGTAGAAGTTATTAATGCTATTGCGGAGCAAACAAATCTTTTAGCCTTAAATGCTGCAATAGAAGCTGCTCGAGCAGGTCAACATGGATTAGGTTTTGGTGTAGTTGCTGAAGAAGTTCGTAAACTCTCAGAACGTACTACAGAATCAGCCGAGGAAATTGGCGTTTTAATTGGTGGAGTACAAAGAGATGTTGCACAAGCAGCAAAACAAATGGGACTTTCTACTAGCCTGGTTAATGATGGACTAGAACAATCTAGTAAAGTTGTTTCTGCTCTTTCACAAATAGAGATAGTGGTGGATAGTGTTTCTACTACATCAAGTTATATTGATAATATTATTATTGAACAATCAGTTGGCACAGAAGAAATCTTACGAACTACACAAGAGTTAACCATTGTTACTCATGAAATACAGGCTGCTAGCCAAGAACAATCTATCTCAACTAGTGAAATAGTTAAATCTGTTGAAAGAGTACAATCAGCCGCCGAACGTAATGCAAAACTTTCTGAACAACTTTCTGTAACTAGTCGTGAAATGCTGTCTCAATCTGAGCAACTAGCCGTTACACTAGGCTCTTTCCGATTACCTAACAGTTAAAAATATCTAAAATACGTTAATAAATTTTCTAAAATCAAGAGGTGTAAAACTATCATGATCATTGAACACGAGGGAAAGAAACCTGTTATTGATCCTTCTGCTTATATAGCACCAAATGCAGTTATTTCAGGCGATGTCACCATTGGCCCAGATAGTCGGATTCTTTATGGGGCAGTAATTACTTCTGAGGGTGCGCCAGTAAAAATTGGTCGTGGAGTAGTAGTAATGGAAAATGCTGTAATTCGTGGTGCAGGTGGAGCTAAACAAGCTTTTCCTTGTATTTTAGAAGATTATGTTTTAGTTGGCCCCACAGCTTATATTTCTGGTGCAACTTTAGAATATCGCGCTTTTATTGGTGCTAATGCAACGGTTTTTAATGGCTCAGTAGTTGGACGTAATGCTGCCGTTTCTTTGGGGGCAATTGTACATATTCAAACCCATTTGCCAGCAGAAACTTTAGTTCCTATTCAACATATTGTAATAGGCAATCCTTGTAAGCTATTTTCCCCTAATCAAGCACATGAAGTAATTGATGAGCTTATGAGGCGTAATTTTAGAGAATATGTTTTTAACTTAAAAGATAATGAAGTTTTGGCAGAACGTTATGCTAAAAGTTTAGCCTCACATTTAAGTGATAAAACTTTATCCTTAAATGATGTGTTAGCTGCTGTAAATACAACAAATACAGCAAATACAACAGAAATTGCTAAAAACGAGGCTAAACCAGTGCGTACAAGTAGTCGTAAAAAACGAGCTAATTAATATTACTAATGTTATTTTGCCATTAGCTTTTCTAATGCCTCTGGTTCACTAGGGACATTTTGAGAGAGTTTAACTAGCCCAGTGCTAGTAACTAGGTAGTCATCCTCTATACGAACACCAATTTTTTCATCTGGTAAATAAATCCCAGGCTCAATAGTAATCACTGATCCAACAGGTAGCGGACGACTATAATCACCTACATCATGAACATACATTCCTACAAAATGCCCAAGGCCATGTGGGAAGAATTGGTCTAATGACCTGCCTTTAGAATCTTTTAACGAACTTTCACGCATTACTTGACGTGCAACTGCGTCTAGGTCATGCATAGTAGATTTGCCAGGCTCAAAGGCTTTTGCTGCTGCTGTTTGTGCCGCTAAAACTAGTTTATAAATTTCACGTTGGCGTGGGGTAAAGCGTCCATTTGCTGGATAAGTGCGTGTAATATCAGCAGCATAATAATTATATTCCGCACCAATATCTACTACTATTAAATCATTATCTTCTATTTTCTTACGATTTTTTTCATAATGTAAAATAGTTGAGTTTATGCCCGAACCAACAATACAAGGAAAAGCAGGACGCTGCGCTCCATTACGGTAAAACTGCCCTAAAATAAGAGCTTCTAGCTCATATTCAAACATTCCAGGTTGAACATTTTTAAGTACATCTTTATGAGCTTGTTCTGTAATATCAATAGCACGCTTAATTAAGGAAAGTTCTGGCTCACTTTTTAACATTCTTTGATCTGCTAAAAATGGAGCTATAGGATTAAGATTTACTGTCGCGCTAATTTTACGTAGCTGTTCAGTAAATTTTTCTTCTCTAACTAAACGAGTGTAATTGCTAGGTGGGACAACTGTATAAACTTTTTCCCCTGACTTTTGAAAATCAGCAGTGTGAGCTATTTCGCCTAGGATTTTTGGTAGATCTTTTAAGCTTGCAACTCTTTCAACTCCAAAGGCTTGAGCAGTTTGCTCAGAAATATCTGGGCGTGGGCCAGTCCATTGATCCATAAAAGGGTTTGGGGTAGGTAAAAACAACCATTCTTTTGCACCTTGATAGCCTTTTGGCACAAGTACCAAAGCACTGTCAGGAACATCCACACCTGTTAAATACATAAAATTATCATTTTGGCGAAACTTTGCCCCAACACCTAGGTCATCTTCTTCTGATGCTAAAACTACTACTATACCATCACGTACTTTTTCTAGTAGTTTTTCACGTCTAACTTTATATTCACTCAATGGTTGTTCTGCAAGTAGTACAGTATTAGAAACATTTGCTTGAGATGGGTTTATTGTAAAAGCAGCAAATAATAAAGTAAGTGATAAAATCAGGGTAATAAAGCGAATAGTAGAAGTTTTTCTTAAATACATAGTCTTGCTTATCTCCCTAAGAGTGCGAAGTTTTAATCAGCTATAAGCTGTCTTATTTATAATAACTTGGGCAGAGTGTAATTTACTTAGTCTTAAAAAATCTTTGCCAAGTAGACTGAAACATTGACATTATTCCTGTATAACCATAACCAAACAAAAAGATAAATAAAAATGGAATTGTTCCTAAGATCGACCTAGTAAAAGCATAGTAAATAGTAGCAACAAAATAAATAGCTGTTAAGACCTCTAAATAAGGAATTAAGCCCATATTGCGACGGTATTTCATTGCTTGACTTAGCCAATTATCTTGACGACTTTCTACTTTATATTTAGGTGTACGTACAAATGAGGATTGTACGCCTAAAATGGCCTCTATTACTGCACGAGCATTGCTAAAAGTAAGACCTATGCCCATTCCCATAACTAATGGTAGATATTTTAATCGCTTTTTCCATGTTGTAGGGTGTAAGTAATATTGTGCTGAACCATAAAAGGCTATTACTGAGAGTGAGGAAAATAGCAAGATAGGAACATCAAAAAGTAGTAAATGGAAGAAACCTTGATTATAACGAACAATCAACACAGGTAAGTGAAGTAGTGCAAGTAAGATCATTAATGGTGCTGCAATATTGTTAGTTAAGCGGAAAAACATCTCTACTTTAACTCTAGTAGGGAGGTTATCATTTTTTAACATACGTCCTAGAAGCTTTATAGCTACTTGAATTAAGCCCTTGGCCCAGCGTCGTTGTTGAGCCTTAAAAGCATTAATTTCTACAGGTAGTTCTGCTGGAACATCTTCATCTAAAAGATAAACAAATCGCCAGCCCATTAGTTGAGCGCGATAACTTAAATCTGTATCTTCTGTTAAGGTATCGTGTTGCCAACCGCCAGAATATTCAATAGCTTCTCGTCTCCACATTCCAGCCGTGCCATTAAAATTAAAGAAACTACCAGAACGATTACGTGCCATTTGTTCAACAACAAAATGTCCATCTAGCATAATAGATTGAATTTTAGTTAACAGACTGTAATCACCATTGATATGACTCCAACGCATTTGTACCATACCAATTTTTTCATCAGTAAAATAATGGATCATTTTTTTGATACAATCTGGACGTGGAAGAAAATCTGCGTCAAATACAGCTACAAATTGACCTTTAGCACTTTTAAGACCTGCTTCTAATGCTCCTGCCTTAAAACCTGTGCGATCTGTACGGTGAAGATAAACAATATCAAAACCTTGTTTTTTATACTGTTCAACTACACAAGAAGCAATTGCTATAGTTTCATCTGTTGAATCATCCAAAACCTGAATTTCTAACAGTTCTCGTGGATAGTCTATTGCTGCTACAGATTCTATTAAGCGTTCGACTACATACATTTCATTGAATAACGGTAGCTGAACAGTTACTTTAGGTAGTTCAGAAAATTCTGTTTTCGGTTTAGGAGCGTGGGGAAGATAGCGAAAAAATAAATAAACTAATTTTAGTCGGTAAAATCCATATAAAGACAAAATAAAAAGGATGCCAAAATAAAGTGAAATAATCACTATGTCAAATGTATCCAAGCTATATAGAAAACTTATATTGTTGGTTTGTGCAAACTTTTCTAGTCCTGGAAGTAGTGGAACTTCGGGGCGGTAAATTTGCTCACTCTCTTGAATTGCTATAGGAAATAGCTTAAGTAGTGAGCTTATCTGTGTAAACATAAACTTATCAAAACCTCAATGGTGCAATAATTTGGATCAAGCGCAAAACAAATTAATTCTAGCGTTTTTACTAGAGGTGTCAATATCCTAACACATAAGGGATTTTACTATATGAGTAAACATAATATTATTTGGTAGTTAAAGAAAAAAATATATAATTACAGCTTTCAAAAATCTTTACACTAAGGATCGTCAAAAAATACTATAAATAAAGGCTGTTAGTTGTATTTAGCTAAGTGGGAGCTAACTTCATGAGTTTATTACGCTTTCTGCAATCAATATTTCTACTAGGGTTTTTAATCTTTTTCCTTAATTTAACTGTAATGGCTCAATTTAGTGGAGCAACTACAGGAACAATTACTGGAACGGTAAAAGATACCGATGGAAAAATCTTAGTTGGTGTTACTGTTGAAACAACACAAATAGAAACTAATCTAAAACGTACTGTTCAATTAAATGAAAAAGGTTTTTATCATTTGCTCCAATTACCTCCAGGTACTTATAAAATTAAGGCTGAATTGCAAGACTTTGAATCAAAAGAAGAAAATCTAGTTCTAACTATTGGAACAACAGCAATTATAGACTTTGAGCTAAGAGCAAAAGGAACAAGTGAAGTTGTTGAAATAAATTCAGAGAATTTGATATTGTCGGACAAAACCGAAAGTAGCACACAATTTCGCCGTCAAGATATCGAAGCTTTACCTATAAACCAACGGAATTTCTTACAATTTGCTACTCTTGCACCTCGTGTTGTACTTAGTCGTACCCCGGAAGCTTCTGTAGCTGTTAGTTTACTTATTTCTATTAATAATCAACCCTCACGCTTTAACAATGTTACTATAGATGGATTAAGTAATAATGATGCTAGTGTAGGAAATGTGCGTTCAACTTTTAGCCAGGATGTTGTACAAGAATTTCAAGTTGTTACAGACAACTACTCAGCCGAATTTGGCCGCGCCTTAAGTGGCGTTATCAATATTGTTACCCGTGGTGGGACAAATAAATTTAAAGGCTCGCTTTTTGGTTTAGGTCGCACAAAACAAACTTCTGCACGAAATGCTCTTTTTAGCTTTAAACCTCCTTTTGAGCGTTATCAATTTGGTAGTAGTTTAAGTGGCCCAATTAAAACAGATAAAGCTTTCTTTTTTGTTGGATTTGAACGTTTTACACAAAATCGTAGTCTGCTAATTACTGTACCTAACATCTTAGTGGAGTCTGCTAAAAGACGGGGCTTTTCTCTTAGCAATGGTTTTGTCCCTGTTTCTGTTGCTAATACTTATGTATTTGCTAGGGCGGATTATAATGTAACAAAAAATAATTCATTGTGGTTACGTTATAACTTAGATTCTAATTACAATGGAGAATTTGATGGTTTTGGTGGCAAGTCAGATTTAACCAATGGTGGCTTTTTAATTTTAGATAATCAAGCTATTGCATTAAATAATACTTATGTTAATCCTAATAAAAATTTAGTAAATGAAACACGCTTTCTTTATACAAAGCTAGACACAAATATTGCTCCTTATGGTGAAGGGCCAAGAGTTGCATTAAGTTCACCTGAAGGAGATGCTTTATTTGGTCGTTCTCGTCTTTTACCACAACCTAGACAAGATTCAATCTACCAATTTGTCAATATTGTTAGTTTAGTTAAAGGTAAGAACCAAATCAAATTTGGTACAGATTTTATTTACACCAAATCTACAGGAAAAATATCATTTTTTAGTCAAGGTAGTACATCGTTTAGGGATCTAGATTTTACAGAACTTTCAGGGATTCCTAACTTACCAAAGTTTAGTAGTCTAGAAGCTTTTGACCCAAGTTTACGTACAGCAGAACAAAAAGCTTTTGTTTCTTTTCTTTCTACAGCACTTCCTACAATGTTTGCTGGGTTTCCTAAAAACTTAGATTTAAGCGATTTTTCTTTACCAATATTTTTTACACAAGGTTTTGGCCCTGGCGAAATAGAAACTCCAACAAAGCAATTTAGTGCATTTTTCCAAGATGATTTTAGACTAAGAGAAAATTTAATACTTAAAGCTGGTATTCGTTATGACTTAAATCGAATAGGAGGATCACCTAAGAATAATGGAAATTTTAGCCCAAGGCTTGCTATTTCTTATCGCCCAATTTCTAAATTAAATGTTAAAGCAGCTTATGGGCTGTTTTTTGCTTCCCCTTTAAATGGGCCGGCTTCAGTGGTAAATAATTTTAAGGATGATAGATTTAGCATATTAACTTTAGTCTTTCCTTTTTCTTTGATTCCTTTTAATCTTCCTAACCGACGTTTTGAAGAAACAAATAAACCACCTACTCCATTTTCTGAGATCCCACAACTAAGTGTGGATTTTGTTTTTGATCCAAATTTACGTAGTAGTTACACCCAACAAGCTAAATTTGGTTTTGAATACCTCTTAAATAACACCACAAAGTTATTTGCAGATTACACTTTTATTAGAGGTATTAAGTTATTTGCAGCTAGAGAGATAAATCCAGTTATTAACCCTACTGACGATCCATTAACTAGCCAACTTACAGGAAGATTAAATACTAATAAAGGTTCTATTGTTGAATATGAATCAGCCTATGATAGTTATTACAATGCAGCTACTTTTGGAATAGAAAGAAACTTTTCTCGTGGAATTAGTTTATTTGCACATTACACATTTTCTAAAGCAATAGATAATTTTATTGATTTTACTAATACAGATATTTCGCCAATGGTTCCAAATAATGATAAAGGGCTTTCCTTACAAGATGCTCGAAGCACCTTTATTTTTTCAGGGGTTTGGCGATCTCAAAGCAAAAATCTATGGCTAAGGAATTTGCAAATTTCTTCGATTATGAATTTTACTAGTGGTAGACCTTATAATTTAGTTACAGATGACTTAAATAGAGATGGCGTTCCTGGGGATCGTCCTCTAGGCTTAGGTCGAAATGTAGGTATTACTCCAGGTTTTGGATCTGTTGATATGCGCCTGAGTCGTAGCTTAAAGCTCTCAGAAATACTAAAATTAGAAGTTTTAGTAGAAATATTTAATTTTTTTAATAAGCCAAATTTAACAACAGGGGCTGATGAAAGTTTTTTACCTGATGCACAAGGTAAATTTAACTTACCTGCTAAAAAAGGTGGTAGATTTATTTTACCTCCTGAAAGAAGGCTTCAAGCCTTTGATCCTAGACAAGTACAATTTGGATTTCGACTTTCTTTCTAATAACTTAATTTATTTTAGCTGGGATAGTTCAACACGCCTTAGCATAAAGTCTATAGCTTTTTCTAGATTTTGTTTTTCTAGTACTATAGCTTTAGGAAATGTTTGTGCTAAAACTAGCTTTTCTGCTAGCAAAAAACATAGATAATTGCCCGAATCCACATAATTTTCGCTTATGTTGCTATCTAATTTGCTATTTAAGCCAAAATAGTTTTGATAAATATCTTTTGTTGGAGCATTTAAGTTTGCTCTTAAGTTTTTAGCAACCGTTTGTAAGGAAATTTTGGTTATTTTGTCATTAAAATCTAGTTGTAGAATCTCACCTTTGTTAGTTTCTGGATTTAATAGACTTGCAATATAACAAGCAAGCCCCTCTTGCCAAATAAAATCATATAAAGGCTGCTCAAAATTTAAGTGTTTAGCCTTTACTTGAAATTGCTGATGATAAAGATGAAAAAGCTCATGATGAAAAATAGGCCAAAAATTAATATTTTGATCATTCTTAAATGCTATAGAATCTAATCCAAAAATCAAAGCCTGCTCATTATTAATAATAGTTTGTTTTGAAATAAAACTTGTTAAAATAGGTACAAAATAAATAGTTCCTTTCCAACGAAAATCAGGAAATCGGCTTAGAAAATTTTCTTCATTAACTTCAAAATTATTAACTATTTGATTGCTTATCTTTTGTAATTTTAAGATATGTTTTTTTAAGTCAAATAAAAAAATAGTTAGTTTAGCATTAATTTCAGATTCAAAATTTGCTTGTGAAACTCCTAAATTATTAGCATTAAAAATATCAGGATATTGTTTAATAAATATCTCATAAAGCTCTTTAGTTTGTTCCTTTATATCTTTATTTTTAACTTGCTCATAAATTTGCCAAAATCTTGGCATTAGGTTTATAACTTTGTATGGACTAGTAAAATTTGCTGGTAATATTACTTTTGGTAAAATTAGTTGATTATAGTTAATAAATGTTGATTTATTAGGATAATAACCTTGCCTAGTTCTAATTTTAATATCTTCATTGATATCTTCATTGTTTATTTTATTAAGTTTTAGTGATATTTTACGAAAGGTTTCACTAGTGCTAACACTAGGGGTAAAAGCTAGGCTATAGCGAGTTCGTAAATGCTCAATTTGGGCATTCATTTTTTCTAAAAAGTTTTCTTTATTGGTTGTGTTAACTTCGCCGCCTGTTTCACTAGCAAAAATACTAATACTGCTTTTAGAAAAAAGCTTGCTAATTAAAATTTGATCCGGTGTTTGCCTTACGCTTAATTCTGTTGCTAGCTTATTTCCAAAGCTACCAAATATTAACCCTGTTACAGTTGCACCAACTTGATAGAGTTGCTCAAGGGTTTCTTCCTTAGTAGCAAGATTTCCATTTGTAAGCAGTGGTTCAGTAGAAAAATTGCTAGTAATAACAATAATTGCACGCCGTCCAACAGGGTTTTTAGCTCGTTTCATTTGCTGGGCAGCCTGAAAAATTGCTTCTCGCTGAAAAATTAGCTTACCTGGAATTTCTGGAAGTTTAGTAATTTGTTTAATTACTGTTCGTCTATCTTTGGTAAAATCCTGTACTAGTTGAGTTTGTGAGCCATAAGCCATTATTGCTACTTCATCTTCTGCACGAATATATTTAGTAATAGGCCATTCTTCAGGACGTAATTTTTCTAGTAAGGGCGAAAGAGTTTTGCTAACTTCAAAAAGAAAAATTATTGATAAAGGTAAGGATTCTTCCTTAAAAAAAGTTATTTCCTCTAAAGTGTTTTCATCATAGAGGATAAAGTTTTCTTTCTGTAATCCACTAATGGTTTTATTAGTTTTTTGGTCAATTACTTGGGCATCAAGTACAACTAAATTAGTATTAAACTTAATTATATCTTCTTGTTTTTCAACTACTTGGCTATAAGCTAAAGAAGGTATTAAAAAAATTATTATTGCAAATAGACGAATCAGCATAAGTTGACCTAATTTTAAGATTAAAGGGTTGTTAATCAGGTTTTAACGCAGAAAATGCTTAAGAGTTCATCAAGGGAGGACGATAAAAAATTAAAAACATAATTAAATTTGAGGTTTTTTAATTTTACGGCTGCTTTTACGACAATCTGGGCAAATAATAGTTGAATTAGCTACTAAACTTCGTCCTACTTCTTGGCCGCAAATCTCACAATTAACAGGATAAGTTTTATTTGGCTTTTTGTTAGCCTTTGATTTATTTGTATTTGCTGTTTGAGGCTCTGACAAGTCTGCCATCATAGCTTGAAAAATTTCTGGTATAGGGTTGCTGGGGCTACTTGGCACTACTTTTTTGCTTATCTCTAAACTAGGAAGTTTATTGGTGACAGCTTTTTTATTTGTATTATTAACTAAATTGATGGGTTGTGCTGGAAGTGATGAAGGTGTTGGATAGCTTTCTTCTACAATATCATTAATTATAGGAGTATCTACATCTAATAACTCCATATCTATTTGCTTATTATCCAAAGACTTACCCATATAAACATAAACCCTGCTACTAACAGAATTTAGTTCTTGGGCTAGTACCATTACGCTTTTAGGTCTTTGCGCTGGATTTTTGGCTAATGCGTGCATTACGACCGCATTTACATCTATAGGAACATTTGGATTAATTTCATAAATTGGACGTGGTATTTCTGTAGTTTGTTTCATTGCCAAAGCTATAGGAGTGTCAGCATCAAAAGGTGGAATGCCTGTTAGTAATTCATAGGTGATTACCCCTAGGCTGTAAATATCTGATCTAAGGTCTACCTCTTTACCATAACATTGTTCTGGGGACATATAATGAGGTGTTCCTACTACCATGCCTTGACGAGTTAAATTTCTTTCTTGTTCATCAATTTGATTTTTTAGTTTTGCAATACCAAAATCTAAAACTTTTACTACTTCTTCTTCACTTTCCTTTTGTAAAAAAATATTGTCAGGTTTTAAGTCACGATGAATAATATTTCGTTTGTG
This region includes:
- a CDS encoding serine/threonine protein kinase, with amino-acid sequence MKICATCIREYPEDTIFCPYDGNRLTNFTETEPYLNTILDNKYRIDSKIAEGGMGNVYKATHLHLSIPVAIKIMHQELVSDVNSIERFRREAQATMQIRHTNAIAVLDFGVTKDNTVYLVMEFLEGCTLRRRLRELARFSVANTNWVIQQVCSGVHAAHKRNIIHRDLKPDNIFLQKESEEEVVKVLDFGIAKLKNQIDEQERNLTRQGMVVGTPHYMSPEQCYGKEVDLRSDIYSLGVITYELLTGIPPFDADTPIALAMKQTTEIPRPIYEINPNVPIDVNAVVMHALAKNPAQRPKSVMVLAQELNSVSSRVYVYMGKSLDNKQIDMELLDVDTPIINDIVEESYPTPSSLPAQPINLVNNTNKKAVTNKLPSLEISKKVVPSSPSNPIPEIFQAMMADLSEPQTANTNKSKANKKPNKTYPVNCEICGQEVGRSLVANSTIICPDCRKSSRKIKKPQI